A single Acropora palmata chromosome 5, jaAcrPala1.3, whole genome shotgun sequence DNA region contains:
- the LOC141881173 gene encoding creatine kinase M-type-like: MYYIPDSRFLRVVALGCGAYVARAAFVKYFMKPWNREKCGYERPPPHGNFPDLRLHNSFMANHLTPDLYESLRCQTTSNGFTLDKAIQVGVDYPGMPWQQTSGIVAGDRESYEVFAPLFDEIIKECHGHSRKDFHSRDLDSRKICDGELSSDHVSSVRIQTRRSIEGYSLPASCSRGERRNLESLVRMVFMRLGGEFHGKYKSLSEFPDPSLGSLNVASYPTSALITCSGRARDWPESRGIFRNKDNTFVVFVNEDDHLQFRCFHKGGNVQAAFDKLIRGIAAFERELKRSGEEFMWDDHLGYIVSDPIHLGTALDVRVRVKLHHLASDPRLRWILTSYKLEKRRAGLSEGELLSGVMFIHSCKTLGVSEVQSVQRLCDGVNRLIELERMLERGEDIEDVLPTPLIPRKQLEFKV; the protein is encoded by the exons ATGTATTATATTCCGGATAGTCGTTTCCTCCGCGTGGTGGCACTGGGATGTGGAGCTTATGTAGCTAGGGCTGCTTTCGTAAAGTATTTCATGAAACCATGGAACAGAGAAAAGTGCGGTTACGAAAGACCACCACCTCATGGAAATTTTCCAGATCTACGCCTTCACAATAGCTTCATGGCGAATCACCTTACCCCAGACCTTTATGAGTCTTTGAG ATGTCAGACCACTTCAAATGGGTTCACGCTTGACAAAGCAATTCAAGTTGGCGTGGACTACCCAGGGATGCCATGGCAACAGACGTCCGGGATAGTAGCAGGAGACAGAGAGTCCTATGAGGTGTTTGCGCCTTTATTTGATGAAATTATAAAGGAATGTCATGGACACAGCAGAAAAGATTTTCATTCTAGAGACTTGGACAGCCGTAAGATTTGCGACGGTGAGTTGAGCTCAGATCATGTGTCGTCTGTTCGAATACAAACAAGGCGATCAATAGAAGGATACAGCCTACCAGCTTCGTGCTCCCGGGGAGAGAGAAGGAACCTTGAAAGCCTCGTTCGTATGGTTTTTATGCGGCTTGGAG GGGAATTCCATGGTAAATATAAAAGCCTGTCTGAATTTCCTGATCCAAGTCTGGGATCTCTTAACGTTGCAAGCTATCCTACGTCAGCTTTAATAACATGCTCAGGTCGAGCACGTGACTGGCCTGAGTCACGTGGTATATTTCGCAATAAAGACAATACGTTTGTCGTTTTTGTGAATGAAGACGATCACCTTCAATTCAGATGTTTCCACAAGGGTGGCAACGTACAAGCTGCGTTTGATAAATTAATTCGTGGTATTGCAGCGTTTGAACGAGAGCTTAAGAGATCTGGAGAGGAGTTTATGTGGGATGACCATCTTGGCTACATTGTTTCGGATCCAATCCATCTCGGTACTGCTCTTGACGTCAGAGTTCGTGTGAAATTGCATCACCTTGCTTCT GACCCAAGGCTTCGATGGATTCTTACTTCATATAAACTGGAGAAGAGAAGAGCTG GTCTTTCCGAAGGAGAACTCCTTTCTGGAGTAATGTTCATTCACAGTTGCAAGACGCTTGGTGTCTCAGAA gtGCAGTCTGTTCAGCGGCTATGTGATGGTGTTAATCGACTCATAGAATTAGAGCGAATGCTCGAAAGAGGAGAGGACATTGAAGATGTGTTACCAACCCCTCTCATCCCGCGCAAACAACTTGAATTTAAAGTGTAG